A genomic segment from bacterium encodes:
- a CDS encoding fumarate reductase iron-sulfur subunit yields MADTTARRRLAFHILRYNPYDPAAAPRLQRYELEEADGMTLFIALNEIRDRQDPTLQFDFVCRAGICGSCAMVINGRPGLACRTLTRNLGPEITLAPLPFFELIGDLSVNTGKWMRRMSERLETWVHLREDGLDVRRIEAPMDPDLAEQIYLLDRCIECGCCVAACGTARMREDFVGAVGLNKIARFRLDPRDTRTDEDYYYLVGDDDGVFGCMSLLACHDVCPKDLPLQTQIAFVRRKMVKAGL; encoded by the coding sequence ATGGCCGACACGACCGCACGCCGCAGGCTGGCCTTCCACATCCTGCGCTACAACCCGTACGACCCCGCCGCTGCGCCGCGGCTCCAGCGCTACGAGCTGGAGGAGGCCGACGGCATGACGCTGTTCATCGCGCTCAACGAGATCCGCGACCGGCAGGACCCCACGCTGCAGTTCGACTTCGTCTGCCGCGCCGGCATCTGCGGCAGCTGCGCCATGGTGATCAACGGCCGGCCGGGGCTCGCCTGCCGCACGCTGACGCGCAATCTCGGGCCGGAGATCACGCTCGCGCCCCTGCCGTTCTTCGAGCTGATCGGGGACCTCTCGGTGAACACCGGCAAGTGGATGCGCCGGATGAGCGAGCGGCTCGAGACCTGGGTGCACCTGCGCGAGGACGGGCTGGACGTGCGCCGCATCGAGGCGCCGATGGACCCGGATCTGGCCGAGCAGATCTACCTGCTCGACCGCTGCATCGAGTGCGGCTGCTGCGTGGCGGCCTGCGGGACGGCGCGGATGCGCGAGGACTTCGTCGGCGCGGTGGGTCTCAACAAGATCGCCCGCTTCCGGCTCGACCCGCGCGACACCCGCACGGACGAGGACTACTACTACCTCGTCGGCGACGACGACGGGGTGTTCGGCTGCATGTCGCTGCTGGCCTGCCACGACGTCTGCCCGAAGGATCTGCCGCTGCAGACGCAGATCGCGTTCGTCCGGAGGAAGATGGTCAAGGCCGGCCTGTAG
- the pyk gene encoding pyruvate kinase, translating into MKLPGHKTKIVCTIGPASESPVVLRRLLRAGMDVARLNFSHGDFAAHARTIRNLRAAGRATGRRVAIMADLPGPKMRIGRIDPEPVELKAGAPFTLTTEDVAGDARRVSVSFGQLPRAVRPGDTLFLNDGYIQLTVARVRGAEVRCTVRVGGELRSRKGLNLPGIDLGISAFTPHDRECLRFALEHGVDAVSQSFVERAADVEAVRRAALALGRRPFIVAKIERSAALEHVEEILDAADGIMIARGDLGVEVPIERIAAVQKRLMRLANQRAKPVITATQMLESMTDNRRPTRAEATDVANAILDGTDCVMLSGESAMGKYPVEAVVMLGRIAAVAEGIRRATTVGQLYEGVDVSARLRPAHLIAIGVEACLERVAPAAVFVPTHGGSTARSVARFRYPVWTVALAGRRETCQHLQFSSGVYPVHEPRDPGDWTPFVRRWVRAHGLTGEVALLTEGPSAKNPETNHRLEVVELRAVGGRGGSPGRRHPALRPGA; encoded by the coding sequence ATGAAGCTGCCTGGGCACAAGACCAAGATCGTCTGCACGATCGGGCCGGCGTCGGAGTCGCCGGTCGTGCTGCGCCGGCTGCTGCGGGCGGGGATGGACGTCGCGCGCCTGAACTTCTCCCACGGGGACTTCGCGGCCCACGCGCGCACCATCCGGAACCTGCGGGCCGCCGGCCGCGCGACGGGCCGGCGCGTCGCGATCATGGCCGACCTGCCGGGCCCGAAGATGCGCATCGGCAGGATCGACCCCGAGCCGGTGGAGCTGAAGGCGGGCGCCCCGTTCACCCTGACCACGGAGGATGTCGCCGGCGACGCGCGGCGGGTCTCGGTCTCCTTCGGGCAGCTGCCGCGCGCCGTGAGGCCCGGCGACACGCTCTTCCTCAACGACGGGTACATCCAGCTCACCGTGGCGCGGGTGCGCGGCGCCGAGGTGCGCTGCACGGTGCGCGTCGGCGGCGAGCTGCGCTCGCGCAAGGGCCTGAACCTGCCCGGCATCGATCTGGGCATCAGCGCCTTCACGCCTCACGACCGCGAATGCCTGCGCTTCGCGCTGGAGCACGGCGTCGACGCCGTGAGCCAGTCCTTCGTCGAGCGGGCGGCGGACGTCGAGGCCGTGCGCCGGGCCGCGCTGGCGCTCGGCCGGCGTCCCTTCATCGTCGCCAAGATCGAGCGGTCGGCGGCCCTCGAGCACGTCGAGGAGATCCTCGACGCCGCCGACGGCATCATGATCGCGCGGGGGGACCTGGGCGTCGAGGTGCCGATCGAGCGCATCGCCGCCGTGCAGAAGCGGCTGATGCGGCTGGCCAACCAGCGGGCCAAGCCCGTGATCACCGCGACGCAGATGCTCGAGTCCATGACGGACAACCGCCGACCGACGCGGGCGGAGGCCACCGACGTCGCCAATGCGATCCTCGACGGGACCGACTGCGTGATGCTCTCGGGGGAGTCGGCCATGGGGAAGTACCCCGTGGAGGCCGTGGTGATGCTCGGGCGGATCGCCGCTGTCGCCGAGGGGATCCGGCGGGCGACGACCGTGGGCCAGCTGTACGAGGGCGTCGACGTCAGCGCCAGGCTGCGCCCCGCCCACCTCATCGCCATCGGCGTGGAGGCCTGCCTCGAGCGCGTCGCGCCGGCGGCGGTCTTCGTGCCGACGCACGGCGGCAGCACGGCGCGAAGCGTCGCGCGGTTCCGGTACCCGGTGTGGACGGTGGCGCTGGCCGGCCGCCGGGAGACCTGCCAGCACCTGCAGTTCTCCTCGGGCGTCTACCCGGTGCACGAGCCCCGGGACCCCGGGGACTGGACGCCTTTCGTGCGGCGGTGGGTGCGCGCGCACGGCCTCACGGGCGAGGTGGCCTTGCTGACGGAAGGGCCGTCAGCGAAGAACCCGGAGACGAATCACCGCCTCGAGGTGGTGGAGCTGCGGGCGGTCGGAGGCCGCGGCGGGAGTCCAGGCCGCCGTCACCCCGCTCTTCGCCCTGGCGCGTGA
- a CDS encoding D-alanine--D-alanine ligase, whose product MSRGRVAIAHYAPADPRRPHPDAAPHLIHDEIPLIEAALAAAGYEPFTLPVGDDIPAALAALAARPPRAVVNLCDDLPGGSEHEMYFAAALELLGISYTGSPPLALGLCRDKVKTKLILRGHGIPTAPFVLADSPDAPLEALRFPVIVKPATEDGSLGITDASVAADEAAARRAIAAVHGRYGPVLVEEFIEGRELNAPVFGNVPARMLPVSEIDFTGLPAGAPRICGYEAKWEQDDARYSGTVGVCPAHLTPEVRSRLEHWSLLAFRALGLRDYARIDWRLSPTRGLMALEANPNPDISPSSGYARSLRAGGLDYAAFVLGLAEAAIARG is encoded by the coding sequence ATGAGCCGCGGGCGCGTCGCCATCGCCCACTACGCCCCTGCCGACCCGCGGCGGCCGCACCCCGACGCCGCGCCGCACCTGATCCACGACGAGATCCCGCTGATCGAGGCGGCGCTCGCCGCGGCCGGGTACGAGCCCTTCACCCTGCCGGTCGGCGACGACATCCCCGCCGCGCTGGCCGCGCTCGCCGCGCGCCCGCCCCGCGCCGTCGTCAACCTCTGCGACGACCTGCCGGGGGGCAGCGAGCACGAGATGTACTTCGCAGCGGCGCTGGAGCTGCTCGGCATCTCGTACACCGGATCGCCGCCGCTCGCCCTCGGGCTGTGCCGGGACAAGGTGAAGACGAAGCTGATCCTGCGCGGACACGGCATCCCGACGGCGCCGTTCGTCCTCGCGGACAGCCCGGATGCGCCGCTGGAGGCGCTGCGCTTTCCCGTGATCGTCAAGCCCGCCACGGAGGACGGGAGCCTCGGCATCACGGACGCCTCCGTCGCCGCGGACGAGGCGGCCGCGCGCCGCGCGATCGCCGCCGTGCACGGGCGCTACGGCCCGGTCCTCGTCGAGGAGTTCATCGAGGGCCGGGAGCTCAACGCACCGGTGTTCGGCAACGTGCCGGCGCGCATGCTCCCGGTCTCCGAGATCGACTTCACCGGGCTGCCCGCCGGCGCGCCGCGCATCTGCGGCTACGAGGCCAAGTGGGAGCAGGACGACGCGCGCTACAGCGGCACGGTCGGCGTCTGCCCGGCCCACCTCACGCCGGAGGTGCGCAGCCGCCTCGAGCACTGGTCGCTGCTCGCGTTCCGCGCGCTCGGCCTGCGCGATTACGCCCGCATCGACTGGCGGCTCTCGCCGACACGCGGGCTCATGGCGCTCGAGGCCAACCCCAACCCGGACATCTCCCCCAGCTCCGGCTACGCGCGCTCGCTGCGCGCCGGCGGCCTCGACTACGCCGCGTTCGTCCTCGGCCTCGCCGAGGCCGCCATCGCGCGGGGGTGA
- a CDS encoding D-alanine--D-alanine ligase, with the protein MRIGIAYNLRDDVPDLPGAPIDHAEEFDAPATIDAIAAVLEGDGHRVERLGFGRDFLARMLADPPELVFNIAEGLAGRSREAQVPAVCEMLGVPYTGSDPLCLALTLDKDLAKRVVASRGLATPRHLLIERLADLPGGNAPGGLAFPLIVKPAWEGSSKGVRLASRVTSPAALREQAAFVLGSYGGPALVEEFCEGEEFTVGVIGNAEPRAIGAMQIRHRTLPPEQFLYSLEVKRDWENQVEYLVPPPVPAALLASIEALAVACYHALGCRDVSRVDIRLKAGVPHFIEVNPLPGLSPTYGDLPILAGRMGWRYPQLVQAIVRHALERAGAPR; encoded by the coding sequence ATGCGGATCGGCATTGCCTACAACCTCCGGGACGACGTCCCCGACCTGCCCGGGGCGCCGATCGACCACGCCGAGGAGTTCGACGCCCCGGCGACCATCGACGCGATCGCGGCCGTTCTCGAGGGCGACGGCCACCGCGTCGAGCGGCTCGGCTTCGGGCGCGACTTCCTGGCGCGCATGCTCGCCGACCCGCCGGAGCTGGTCTTCAACATCGCCGAGGGGCTCGCCGGCCGCAGCCGCGAGGCGCAGGTTCCCGCGGTCTGCGAGATGCTCGGCGTCCCCTACACCGGCTCCGATCCGCTCTGCCTCGCCCTGACCCTCGACAAGGACCTCGCCAAGCGCGTCGTCGCCTCGCGCGGCCTGGCCACGCCGCGCCACCTCCTGATCGAGCGCCTCGCCGACCTCCCCGGCGGCAACGCGCCCGGCGGCCTCGCCTTCCCGCTGATCGTCAAGCCGGCGTGGGAGGGCTCGAGCAAGGGGGTGCGCCTCGCCTCGCGGGTCACCTCCCCTGCGGCCCTGCGCGAGCAGGCCGCGTTCGTCCTCGGCAGCTACGGCGGCCCGGCACTGGTCGAGGAGTTCTGCGAAGGCGAGGAGTTCACGGTCGGCGTCATCGGCAACGCGGAGCCGCGCGCCATCGGCGCGATGCAGATCCGCCACCGCACGCTCCCGCCCGAGCAGTTCCTCTACTCCCTCGAGGTCAAGCGCGACTGGGAGAACCAGGTCGAGTACCTCGTGCCGCCGCCGGTGCCCGCGGCGCTGCTCGCCTCCATCGAGGCGCTCGCGGTCGCGTGCTACCACGCGCTCGGCTGCCGCGACGTCTCGCGCGTCGACATCCGCCTCAAGGCCGGCGTCCCGCACTTCATCGAGGTCAACCCCCTCCCGGGCCTCTCGCCCACCTACGGCGATCTGCCGATCCTCGCCGGGCGCATGGGCTGGCGCTACCCGCAGCTCGTGCAGGCGATCGTCCGGCACGCGCTCGAGCGCGCCGGCGCGCCGCGATGA
- a CDS encoding KamA family radical SAM protein: protein MKETGGTLMDNADASRIDEPPHRHHWQRIARWREVGPEQWHDWRWQARNLIRTLEDLEGIVPLREAEKKKLAPIAQEYHFAITPHYAALIDPDDPHDPIRRQAVPAREEGCYYGNETEDPLHEVEHAPVPGLTHRYPDRALLVTTDFCYMYCRHCTRKRIWKNGETPVTRDAIRAMAGYIRQHPEIRDAIVSGGDPLSLPLEQLDFILAELRSIPHLEIIRIGTRVPVVLPMKVTPELVAVLEKHGPIWLNTQFNHPREVTPESAAAVDRLLRAGVPVNNQSVLLRGVNDSPRTMLALNHALLRAKIRPYYLFQCDPVIGAEHFRTTVDAGLKIMSALRGHTSGLALPTYVIDLPGGGGKVPVSPNYVIGENEDGLVLHNFEGKTYTYPHPARAARSPRRRSVETLDPVPA from the coding sequence ATGAAGGAGACGGGGGGGACCCTGATGGACAACGCCGACGCATCCAGGATCGACGAGCCGCCGCACCGCCACCATTGGCAGCGCATCGCGCGCTGGCGCGAGGTCGGGCCCGAGCAGTGGCACGACTGGCGCTGGCAGGCCAGGAACCTGATCCGCACGCTCGAGGACCTGGAGGGGATCGTCCCGCTCCGCGAGGCCGAGAAGAAGAAGCTCGCACCGATCGCTCAGGAGTACCACTTCGCGATCACGCCGCACTACGCCGCGCTCATCGACCCCGACGACCCGCACGACCCGATCCGCCGCCAGGCCGTGCCGGCGCGCGAGGAGGGGTGCTACTACGGCAACGAGACCGAGGACCCGCTCCACGAGGTCGAGCACGCGCCGGTCCCGGGGCTGACGCACCGCTACCCGGACCGCGCGCTCCTGGTGACCACCGACTTCTGCTACATGTACTGCCGCCACTGCACGCGCAAGCGCATCTGGAAGAACGGCGAGACGCCGGTCACCCGCGACGCCATCCGCGCGATGGCGGGCTACATCCGCCAGCACCCCGAGATCCGCGACGCCATCGTCTCGGGCGGCGACCCGCTGTCGCTGCCGCTCGAGCAGCTCGACTTCATCCTCGCCGAGCTGCGCTCGATCCCGCACCTGGAGATCATCCGCATCGGCACCCGCGTCCCGGTCGTCCTGCCGATGAAGGTCACGCCGGAGCTGGTCGCCGTCCTCGAGAAGCACGGCCCGATCTGGCTGAACACGCAGTTCAACCACCCGCGCGAGGTGACGCCCGAGTCCGCGGCGGCCGTCGACCGCCTCCTGCGCGCCGGGGTGCCCGTGAACAACCAGAGCGTGCTGCTGCGCGGCGTCAACGACAGTCCGCGCACCATGCTCGCCCTCAACCACGCGCTGTTGCGCGCCAAGATCCGCCCCTACTACCTCTTCCAGTGCGACCCGGTCATCGGCGCCGAGCACTTCCGGACGACGGTGGACGCGGGCCTCAAGATCATGAGCGCGCTGCGCGGCCACACCTCGGGCCTCGCCCTGCCGACCTACGTCATCGACCTGCCCGGCGGCGGCGGCAAGGTGCCCGTCTCCCCGAACTACGTCATCGGCGAGAACGAGGACGGCCTGGTGCTCCACAACTTCGAGGGCAAGACGTACACCTATCCGCACCCGGCGCGCGCCGCCCGCTCGCCGCGGCGCCGGTCGGTCGAGACGCTCGACCCCGTGCCGGCGTAA